The window TAGCCGGCGCGTCCGTCGAGCACAGCGGCACGCACGGTCGTGCGGCCCTCGTCGTCGTCGAGTGAGCGCAACGCGGCGTCGGGGGCGTCGACCTCGGCGCGCGCCAGTTGGTCGATCACCATCGACGACTTCATGCGGAGCTGGGCATCGGGACTGACGTGAAGAAGATCGCAGCCGCCGCACCCCTCGACCTGGTGCGTGCAGGGGACCGGGACCCGCTCCGGCGACGCGTCGAGGACGCGCACCACCCGGGCGCGGGACCATCGCTTGTCGACCTTGATCAGGTCGACCTGCACGGTCTCGCCGGGGAGCGCACCTTCGACGAAGATGATGCGACCGTCTTCGGCGCGGGCGACGCCGGCGCCGTCTCGAGCGGTCGCTGTGACGCGTAGTTCCACAGGCAGGACGGTATCGCCGGACCGCGGAGATGCTCCTCGCGCGCCCCACCGCGGCGGTTATGGTCGGGCGCGTGAATCGCCCCATCGAGATCGCCCCGTCCATCCTGCCCGCCGACTTCGCCCGGCTGGGCGAGGAGTGCATCGAGCTCGAGAAGGCCGGGGCCGGACGCATCCACTGGGACGTGATGGACGGCGTTTTCGTGCCCAACATCACCGTCGGCCCCGATGTGGTGAAGAGCATTCGGCCGCTCCTCGGCATCCACTTCGAAGCGCACCTGATGGTGGTCCGCCCCGACGAGATGGCGCCGCTCTACATCGAGGCGGGATGCGAGACGGTCATGGTCCACGCGGAAGCGTGCACCCACCTCCACCGGTCGCTCGGCAACATCCGCAAGGAGGGCGCCCGCAGCGGCGTGGTCCTCAATCCGCACACCCCGGCCGCGACCCTCCAGCACGTGCTCGATCAGACCGACCACATCCTCGTGATGACCGTGAACCCCGGCTTCGGCGGCCAGACCTACATCCCGCTCCTCGACAAGATCCGGGAACTGAGATCGATGGTCGACGCCGGCGGCTTCGACATCGACATAGAGGTCGACGGCGGTATCAGCGCCGACACCATCGGCGAGTGTGCCGCGGCCGGCGCCAACGTCTTCGTCAGCGGATCCGCGTTGTTCAAGTACGACGACAAGGCCGACGGTGTCGCCGAACTGACGGCGCGGGCCGAGGCGGCGCGATGAGCATCGTCGCCGAACTCCGACGCTTCCCGGTCAAGTCGTTCCAGACCGCACCGGTCCCGTGGGTCGACCTCGGCGGTGGCGGCATCGTCGGCGATCGTGTCCTCGGTCTACGTGAGGTCGGCACCGACCGTGTCCTCAGCGCCAAGGCACCGCGCATCGGCGAGACGCTCCTGGGGTTCAGCGCCGAGTTCGACACCGACCCCGAGCCCGGGCAACCGCTGCCGGGCGTGTCCCTCGAGATCGACGGCGAGACCATCTCCTCCACCGACCCTGCCGCGGTCGCAGCCGCCGCGTCGCTCGCGCTCGGGCTCGATGTCGAACTGGTCACCGCCGGAGCGACGCCGATGACGTACGCGTCCGAGTGGCCCGACATCGGTGAAGGATTCGCCCTGTCGGGAATCGAACTCGACCTGCCCGCCGCAATGGCCGAGCGGGGATCGTTCGCCGACCTCGAACCGCTCCACGTCCTCACCACTGCGAGCATCGCCCACATCCAGATGCAGCTACCCGACAGCATCGTCAACGCCGACCGATTCCGGCCGAGCCTGCTGATCGACGCGGGCGACGCCGAGGGCATGATCGAGAACGACTGGGAGGGACGCACCGCAACCGTCGGCGACGCCACGATCCGGTTCGGCTCCACCGCACCGCGCTGTGTCATGACCACACGGGCCCAGCTCGGCATGCCCCGCGACAAGGCCGTCCTCCAGACGATCGCCGCCACGAACAAGCGCCCGTTCGGCGGGTTCGGCGACTTCCCGTCGCTCGGCATCTACGCCGAGGTCGTGGAACCCGGCCGCGTCGAAACCGGCGACCCGATCACGTTCCTGTAGTCAGCCGATCGCGTCACCTGCCGGCCCGTTCCGCGGGAGGCCGGCGAGAGCGAGAACCGGCGTCAGAGCATTTCACCGCGCTTGACGATGACATGGTCGATGATGCCGTATTCCTTGGCCTGCTCGGCGGTGAACCAGCGGTCGCGGTCGGAATCGGCCTCGATCTGTTCGTAGGTCTGGCCAGTGTGCTGGGCGATGCGCTCCTGCAGCAGCCGCTTCGTGTAGGCCATCTGCTCGGCCTGGATGGCGATGTCGGTGGCCTGACCCTGCACGCCGCCCAGGGGCTGGTGCATCATGATGCGGGCGTGGGGCAGCGCGTAGCGCTTGCCGGGGGCGCCGGCGCAGAGCAGGAACTGGCCCATGGAGGCGCCGAGACCCATGCAGATCGTGCCCACCTCGGGCTCGACGAACTGCATCGTGTCGTAGATCGCCATACCCGCGGTGACCGAGCCACCGGGCGAGTTGATGTAGAGCCAGATCGGCTTTTCCTTGTCCTGCCCCTCGAGATAGAGAAGCTGGGCGGTGATGTAGTTGGCGATCTCGTCGTTGACATCGGTGCCGAGCACGACGATGCGGTCCTGGAGCAGGCGGTGGTAGATGTCGGCCTGCGGGTTCGCCAGCATGCTGCTGGCCATGAACTGAGCGTTCTCAGGGGGCTGCGTCATGGAGCGAAGGGTACCGCCAACCGTCGCTACCCTTGCGGCATCACGCGGACGTGGTGGAATTGGCAGACACGCCAGGTTTAGGTCCTGGTGCCCGGAAGGGTGTGGGGGTTCGAGTCCCCCCGTCCGCACGCGCGAACCAGTTGAGCTGGCAGAGTTGCTCTCCATGAGCTTCGGTGCCGTTCACGTGAAGGACCTTCCTGCGTTCGTCGCGGAGTGCGATGCGCGCGGTGGCATCGCCAGTCCGGAGGTGCGGCGCGACACCGCCGATTTCTCGCTCCGCTTCGACACCACCGTCGACACCGGCCTCGACGGGTTCGATCCTGCGTATGTCGATGCCCAGATCGCCCTCTACGCCGAGATCTCCGGTCGCCACCTCGACCAGACCGAGAACGAACGCACGGTGGTCGACATCGAGGCCGCGGTCGCGGCAGCCAACCCGTACGACTCCCGAAATCCCATGCAGATCGCCCCCCACGTCCGCACGATCGCCTCCGCGGTGATGGCGTCGGACCTCCCGGCCGGCGCCCGGGTGCTCGACATGGGCTGCGGGTGGGGCCTCAGCACAGAGGTCTTTGCGTTCAGCGGGTGCGAGATCGCGGCCGTCGACATCAACCCGGCCTTCGTCGAGGTGGTCAGGCGCAGAGCGGAACGTCGCGGGTATCACGTGATCACCCACTGCTCGTCGTTCGACGACTTCGCATCCGATGAGTATTTCGACCTCGTCTTCTTCTACGAGAGCCTTCACCACGCGGTCCGGCCGTGGGACCTCCTGGTCAAGGCTGCCGACTGGCTCGCGCCGGGCGGGAAGCTCACGATCGCCGGCGAGCCGATCCAGGACACCTGGTGGCCCCAGTGGGGTCTGCGGCTCGATGCCGAGTCGGTCTACTGCATCCACAAGCACGGCTGGTTCGAAGCCGGCTGGTCGAGCGAATTCCTCCATCGATGTTTCCGCCACGCCGGCCTCGAGCTGACCCTGCTCCCTGGGCTCGGCATCGGGCTCTCGTCCGTCGGGGTGGCGACCAAGCCACACGACGGCGAGCGACGACCTTCCACCGACGGCCTCCTCCCGGCTGACCCGCCGATCGACCTCGCACTGATCACCGCAGCCGATCTCGGCGCAGAGTTGCGCCAACGCGTCGCGAACCGCGTTCGCCGACGCATTCATCGGAGCTGACGCTCGTCGCGGTCGAGCCCGGGCGTCCGCCGCTAGTTCGTCAGCGCCGCAGCGAGTGCCCGGAGTGCGCGACCCCGATGGCTGATCGTGTGCTTCTCGTCGCCCATCTCGGCGAACGAACGCCCGTCGCCCTCGAGCGGCACGAACACGGAGTCGTAGCCGAACCCGCCGCTCCCCTGGCGGGACGCGGCGATCATGCCCTCGACGGTCCCTTCGACCGCCAGCTCGCGCCCGTCGGGCCACGCCACCATCACGACCGTGCGGAAACGGGCGGTACGTCGATCGGGCTCGACCGCTCCCACCCGATCGAGTTCGTCGAGCAGCTTCTGCACGTTGTCGTCATAGGACGCGTCGTCGCCCGCATAGCGCGCCGAGCGGACCCCGGGCGCGCCGTCGAGCGCGTCGACCTCGAGCCCGGTGTCGTCGCTCACCGCGGCTGCACCGGCCGCCGCACACACGGCGACCGCCTTGAGCCGGGCGTTGCCTTCGAGGTCGGGGGCGTCCTCGACAACGTCGGCCAGGCCGGCCGGGCGTGGTTGCAGATCGACCAGCCCGTCGAGCACCAGTGCGATCTCCGCCACCTTGTCGGGGTTGGCGCTCGCACACACGAGCCGGGGAAGGGGTTCGGTCATCGCCCCGGC is drawn from Acidimicrobiales bacterium and contains these coding sequences:
- a CDS encoding ATP-dependent Clp protease proteolytic subunit yields the protein MASSMLANPQADIYHRLLQDRIVVLGTDVNDEIANYITAQLLYLEGQDKEKPIWLYINSPGGSVTAGMAIYDTMQFVEPEVGTICMGLGASMGQFLLCAGAPGKRYALPHARIMMHQPLGGVQGQATDIAIQAEQMAYTKRLLQERIAQHTGQTYEQIEADSDRDRWFTAEQAKEYGIIDHVIVKRGEML
- a CDS encoding non-canonical purine NTP pyrophosphatase, which translates into the protein MTEPLPRLVCASANPDKVAEIALVLDGLVDLQPRPAGLADVVEDAPDLEGNARLKAVAVCAAAGAAAVSDDTGLEVDALDGAPGVRSARYAGDDASYDDNVQKLLDELDRVGAVEPDRRTARFRTVVMVAWPDGRELAVEGTVEGMIAASRQGSGGFGYDSVFVPLEGDGRSFAEMGDEKHTISHRGRALRALAAALTN
- the rpe gene encoding ribulose-phosphate 3-epimerase, translated to MNRPIEIAPSILPADFARLGEECIELEKAGAGRIHWDVMDGVFVPNITVGPDVVKSIRPLLGIHFEAHLMVVRPDEMAPLYIEAGCETVMVHAEACTHLHRSLGNIRKEGARSGVVLNPHTPAATLQHVLDQTDHILVMTVNPGFGGQTYIPLLDKIRELRSMVDAGGFDIDIEVDGGISADTIGECAAAGANVFVSGSALFKYDDKADGVAELTARAEAAR
- a CDS encoding MOSC domain-containing protein: MSIVAELRRFPVKSFQTAPVPWVDLGGGGIVGDRVLGLREVGTDRVLSAKAPRIGETLLGFSAEFDTDPEPGQPLPGVSLEIDGETISSTDPAAVAAAASLALGLDVELVTAGATPMTYASEWPDIGEGFALSGIELDLPAAMAERGSFADLEPLHVLTTASIAHIQMQLPDSIVNADRFRPSLLIDAGDAEGMIENDWEGRTATVGDATIRFGSTAPRCVMTTRAQLGMPRDKAVLQTIAATNKRPFGGFGDFPSLGIYAEVVEPGRVETGDPITFL
- a CDS encoding class I SAM-dependent methyltransferase; amino-acid sequence: MSFGAVHVKDLPAFVAECDARGGIASPEVRRDTADFSLRFDTTVDTGLDGFDPAYVDAQIALYAEISGRHLDQTENERTVVDIEAAVAAANPYDSRNPMQIAPHVRTIASAVMASDLPAGARVLDMGCGWGLSTEVFAFSGCEIAAVDINPAFVEVVRRRAERRGYHVITHCSSFDDFASDEYFDLVFFYESLHHAVRPWDLLVKAADWLAPGGKLTIAGEPIQDTWWPQWGLRLDAESVYCIHKHGWFEAGWSSEFLHRCFRHAGLELTLLPGLGIGLSSVGVATKPHDGERRPSTDGLLPADPPIDLALITAADLGAELRQRVANRVRRRIHRS